One window of the Lysobacter sp. S4-A87 genome contains the following:
- the rhlB gene encoding ATP-dependent RNA helicase RhlB, with protein sequence MSDKPLTDISFSTYDLHPSLLAGLEAAGFTRCTPIQALTLPIALTGRDVAGQAQTGTGKTLAFLVAVINRLLTRPALAERKPEDPRALILAPTRELAIQIHKDAVKFGSDLGLKFALVYGGVDYDKQRELLQKGADVIIATPGRLIDYVKQHKVVSLHACEVCVLDEADRMFDLGFIKDIRFLLRRMPIRTERQTLLFSATLSHRVLELAYEHMNEPEKVVVETEFITAAKVRQKVYFPADEEKIPLLLGLLSRSEGARTMVFVNTKAFVERVARALERGGYRVGVLSGDVPQKKRESLLNKFQKGQLEILVATDVAARGLHIDGVSHVYNYDLPFDAEDYVHRIGRTARLGAEGDAISFACERYAMSLPDIEAYIEQKLPVVAVEPDLLVALPRTPREVPAGEPGEEEESIGAIFKEAREQRAADEERRGGGKGRSGSSAGGPRRSSGGRSDGRPGERREGGAPRGERKPRAAAAVAEAGASVVAAPVVAAVTAPTPGLADAERAPRKRRRRRGGKRVEGNGEATAASAAAPQSKGTQQVHAQKPPKAAASGEKTGLLNRIGRSLKSLITRAPRSQH encoded by the coding sequence ATGAGCGACAAGCCCCTAACCGATATTTCTTTCTCGACCTACGACCTGCATCCGAGCCTGTTGGCCGGACTCGAGGCCGCAGGATTCACTCGCTGCACCCCGATCCAGGCACTGACGCTGCCGATCGCACTGACCGGACGTGACGTCGCCGGCCAGGCCCAGACCGGCACCGGCAAGACGCTGGCGTTCCTGGTCGCGGTGATCAACCGCCTGCTGACGCGTCCGGCGCTGGCCGAGCGCAAGCCCGAGGACCCGCGCGCGCTGATCCTGGCGCCGACGCGCGAACTGGCGATCCAGATCCACAAGGACGCGGTCAAGTTCGGCAGCGACCTGGGCCTGAAGTTCGCCCTGGTCTACGGCGGCGTCGACTACGACAAGCAGCGCGAGCTGCTGCAGAAGGGCGCCGACGTCATCATCGCCACGCCCGGCCGCCTGATCGACTACGTCAAGCAGCACAAGGTCGTTTCGCTCCATGCCTGCGAAGTCTGCGTGCTCGACGAAGCCGACCGCATGTTCGACCTGGGCTTCATCAAGGACATCCGTTTCCTGCTGCGCCGCATGCCGATCCGCACCGAGCGGCAGACGCTGCTGTTCTCGGCCACGCTCAGCCACCGCGTGCTGGAGCTGGCGTACGAGCACATGAACGAGCCTGAGAAGGTGGTCGTCGAGACCGAGTTCATTACTGCAGCCAAGGTCCGCCAGAAGGTTTACTTCCCGGCCGACGAAGAGAAGATCCCGCTGTTGCTGGGCCTGCTCTCGCGCAGCGAAGGTGCGCGCACGATGGTGTTCGTCAACACCAAGGCGTTCGTCGAACGCGTTGCGCGTGCGCTCGAGCGCGGCGGCTACCGCGTCGGCGTGCTGTCGGGCGACGTGCCGCAGAAGAAGCGCGAATCGCTGCTCAACAAGTTCCAGAAGGGCCAGCTCGAGATCCTCGTCGCCACCGACGTGGCTGCGCGCGGCCTGCATATCGACGGCGTTTCGCACGTCTACAACTACGATCTGCCGTTCGATGCCGAGGACTATGTCCACCGCATCGGCCGTACCGCCCGTCTGGGCGCCGAGGGCGACGCGATCAGCTTCGCCTGCGAGCGCTATGCGATGTCGCTGCCGGACATCGAGGCCTACATCGAGCAGAAGCTGCCGGTAGTGGCGGTCGAGCCCGACCTGCTGGTCGCGCTGCCGCGCACGCCGCGCGAAGTGCCGGCCGGCGAGCCGGGCGAAGAAGAAGAAAGCATTGGCGCGATCTTCAAGGAAGCGCGCGAACAGCGTGCAGCCGACGAGGAGCGTCGTGGCGGTGGCAAGGGTCGCAGCGGCAGCAGTGCCGGTGGCCCGCGTCGCAGCAGTGGCGGTCGCAGCGATGGTCGCCCGGGCGAGCGTCGTGAAGGCGGAGCGCCGCGTGGCGAGCGCAAGCCGCGCGCGGCCGCAGCCGTCGCCGAGGCCGGTGCATCGGTCGTGGCTGCGCCGGTCGTCGCCGCGGTCACCGCGCCCACGCCGGGCCTGGCCGATGCCGAGCGCGCGCCGCGCAAGCGCCGTCGCCGTCGCGGCGGCAAGCGCGTCGAGGGCAACGGTGAAGCCACAGCCGCATCGGCCGCCGCGCCGCAGAGCAAGGGAACCCAGCAGGTGCATGCGCAGAAGCCGCCGAAGGCCGCCGCGTCGGGCGAGAAGACCGGCCTGCTCAACCGCATCGGCCGCAGCCTGAAGTCGCTGATCACCCGCGCGCCGCGCAGTCAGCACTGA
- the ftsE gene encoding cell division ATP-binding protein FtsE, with protein MSVLRFDNVSKRYSGGHDALSEVSFEVAPGEMLFVTGHSGAGKSTLLKLIHLSERPSRGAVLFGDRNLLKVRGRRIALHRRDVGVVFQDHRLLADRSVADNVALPLILRGLRRGDIGKRVRSVLDKVGLGARAEALPTQLSAGEQQRVGIARAIVGEPRLLVADEPTGNLDPTLSAEIMALFESLPERGTSVLVASHDLALVKRMKKRVLVLNQGRLVDDISPEDLAQ; from the coding sequence ATGAGCGTCCTGCGCTTCGACAATGTCAGCAAGCGATACAGCGGCGGCCACGACGCGCTGAGCGAAGTCAGCTTTGAAGTGGCGCCGGGCGAGATGCTGTTCGTGACCGGCCATTCCGGTGCCGGCAAGAGCACCCTGCTCAAACTCATCCATCTTTCCGAACGGCCCAGCCGCGGCGCCGTGCTGTTCGGTGACCGCAACCTGCTCAAGGTGCGCGGCCGCCGCATCGCCCTGCACCGTCGCGACGTCGGCGTGGTCTTCCAGGACCACCGCCTGCTCGCCGACCGCAGCGTCGCCGACAACGTCGCCCTGCCGCTGATCCTGCGTGGCCTGCGCCGTGGCGACATCGGCAAGCGCGTGCGCAGCGTGCTCGACAAGGTCGGCCTGGGTGCGCGTGCCGAAGCCCTGCCGACGCAACTGTCGGCCGGCGAACAGCAACGCGTCGGCATCGCCCGTGCCATCGTTGGCGAACCGCGCCTGCTGGTGGCGGACGAACCCACCGGCAATCTCGATCCCACTTTGTCGGCCGAAATCATGGCGCTGTTCGAGTCGCTGCCCGAGCGCGGCACCAGCGTGCTGGTCGCCAGCCACGACCTGGCGCTGGTCAAGCGCATGAAAAAGCGCGTGCTCGTGCTCAACCAGGGCCGCCTGGTCGACGACATCTCGCCGGAGGACCTGGCCCAGTGA
- the ftsX gene encoding permease-like cell division protein FtsX, which translates to MGTWFDHHLYSLVASLGRMFHKPWATALTIGVMAVAITLPLGLWAALGNIERFTGSVQQARQISLFLKPAVALDRARALADELRGRADVAALELRTPEQGMQELREHSGLGEAIAAVTSDGGEGNPLPSVLIVSPKGDEAMLAASLANLPDVDVVQHDAGWRQRLDSWLRFGVRLAWVLAVLLGLGALLVVGNTVRLDIQARREEIAVLQQLGATDGFIRRPFLYLGLSYGLVAGAIALALLTAADQALRDPLADLARSYGSSFTLRGFDLRQAAAIVFGSGLLGWIGAGLVTGHYLRQTRPIS; encoded by the coding sequence CTGGGCACCTGGTTCGACCACCACCTCTACAGTCTGGTCGCCAGCCTCGGCCGCATGTTCCACAAGCCCTGGGCGACCGCGCTGACCATCGGCGTGATGGCGGTGGCGATCACCCTGCCGCTGGGCCTGTGGGCGGCACTGGGCAACATCGAGCGCTTCACCGGTTCGGTCCAGCAGGCGCGCCAGATCAGCCTCTTCCTCAAGCCGGCGGTTGCCCTCGACCGTGCCCGCGCGCTCGCCGACGAGCTGCGCGGCCGTGCCGACGTCGCCGCGCTGGAACTGCGCACACCCGAACAGGGCATGCAGGAACTGCGCGAGCACAGCGGCCTGGGTGAAGCCATTGCCGCAGTCACGTCGGATGGAGGCGAGGGCAATCCATTGCCGAGCGTGTTGATCGTCAGTCCAAAGGGCGACGAGGCCATGCTCGCGGCATCGCTGGCCAACCTGCCCGATGTCGACGTCGTCCAGCACGACGCCGGCTGGCGCCAGCGCCTGGACAGCTGGCTGCGCTTCGGCGTCCGCCTGGCCTGGGTGCTGGCAGTCCTGCTCGGCCTGGGCGCGCTGCTGGTGGTAGGCAATACGGTGCGCCTGGACATCCAGGCGCGCCGCGAGGAAATCGCCGTGCTGCAGCAGCTCGGCGCGACCGACGGCTTCATTCGCCGGCCCTTCCTTTATCTGGGCCTGAGCTACGGCCTGGTCGCAGGCGCGATCGCGCTGGCGCTGTTGACGGCCGCCGACCAGGCGCTGCGCGACCCGCTGGCCGACCTCGCCCGCAGTTATGGCAGCAGCTTCACCCTGCGCGGTTTCGACCTGCGCCAGGCCGCGGCCATCGTTTTCGGGTCCGGCCTGCTCGGCTGGATCGGCGCCGGTCTCGTTACCGGTCATTACCTGCGCCAGACCCGGCCCATCTCGTAA
- a CDS encoding response regulator, giving the protein MTSHDLRHLASTAPRIMVVDGSKLVRKLIGDVLTRELADAVVVPCAGIAEARAALAEGAVDLVTTSLVLPDGDGISLARVVRESAGQAYVPIIVVSGDAQSHLESRSFTEDVTDYFDKGLGHTALAAFIRGYVQPQPIVGARVLYVEDSKVVALATKRMLERAGLSVLHFIGVEEALEFLETRRGQDDIGADLVLTDVYLKGALSGNDLLERLRQDFGHGKRRLPVLVMTGDANAHNQSALLRAGANDLVLKPIEERLLITKTLFQLRLSRLPEQAALDA; this is encoded by the coding sequence ATGACCTCCCACGATCTTCGCCACCTTGCCAGCACCGCGCCGCGGATCATGGTCGTGGACGGTTCCAAGCTGGTGCGCAAGCTCATCGGCGACGTGCTCACGCGCGAACTCGCCGACGCGGTGGTCGTGCCCTGCGCCGGCATCGCCGAGGCGCGCGCTGCACTGGCCGAGGGTGCGGTCGACCTGGTCACCACCTCGCTGGTGCTGCCCGACGGCGACGGAATCTCACTGGCCCGCGTGGTGCGCGAGTCGGCCGGCCAGGCCTACGTGCCGATCATCGTCGTCTCCGGCGATGCGCAGTCGCACCTGGAATCGCGCAGCTTCACCGAGGATGTGACCGACTACTTCGACAAGGGCCTGGGCCACACTGCGCTGGCGGCTTTCATCCGCGGCTATGTGCAACCGCAGCCGATCGTGGGCGCGCGCGTGCTTTACGTCGAGGACAGCAAGGTCGTCGCGCTGGCGACCAAGCGCATGCTCGAGCGCGCCGGCCTGAGCGTGCTGCATTTCATCGGTGTCGAGGAAGCGCTGGAGTTTCTCGAGACGCGTCGCGGCCAGGACGACATCGGCGCCGACCTGGTGCTGACCGACGTCTACCTGAAGGGCGCACTCAGCGGCAACGACCTGCTCGAGCGCCTGCGCCAGGACTTTGGCCACGGCAAGCGCCGCCTGCCGGTGCTGGTGATGACCGGCGATGCCAACGCCCACAACCAGAGCGCGCTGCTGCGCGCCGGCGCCAACGATCTGGTGCTCAAGCCGATCGAAGAACGCCTGCTGATCACCAAGACGCTGTTCCAGCTGCGCCTGTCGCGCCTGCCGGAGCAGGCGGCACTGGACGCATGA
- the ung gene encoding uracil-DNA glycosylase, with the protein MNDGGDRADRVSLEPSWKARVGDYLQRPDMQALSGFLRERKAAGVNVYPPGPSIFAAFDATPFDSAKVVILGQDPYHGHGQAHGLCFSVLPGVPVPPSLLNIYKEIERDLGLPRPDHGCLLPWARRGVLLLNAVLTVEEGRAGAHQGKGWEGFTDHVVDTLNREREGLVFLLWGSYAQAKGKVIDSRRHRVLKAPHPSPLSAHRGFLGCGHFSAANEYLQRRGQGGIDWSLPPRAQLAV; encoded by the coding sequence ATGAACGACGGCGGCGACCGCGCAGATCGCGTCAGTCTCGAACCGTCCTGGAAGGCGCGGGTAGGCGACTACCTGCAGCGCCCCGACATGCAGGCGCTCTCGGGCTTCCTGCGCGAGCGCAAGGCCGCCGGCGTCAACGTCTATCCGCCCGGCCCGAGCATCTTCGCCGCCTTCGACGCGACTCCGTTTGATTCGGCCAAGGTCGTCATCCTCGGCCAGGACCCGTACCACGGCCACGGCCAGGCCCATGGGCTTTGCTTCTCGGTGCTGCCCGGCGTGCCGGTGCCACCGTCGCTGCTCAACATCTACAAGGAGATCGAGCGCGACCTCGGCCTCCCCAGGCCCGACCACGGTTGCCTGCTGCCCTGGGCGCGGCGCGGCGTGCTGCTGCTCAATGCCGTGCTGACCGTCGAGGAAGGCCGGGCCGGCGCCCACCAGGGCAAGGGCTGGGAAGGTTTCACCGACCACGTCGTCGACACCCTCAACCGCGAGCGCGAGGGCCTGGTGTTCCTGCTCTGGGGCAGCTACGCCCAGGCCAAGGGCAAGGTCATCGATTCGCGCCGGCACCGGGTGCTCAAGGCCCCGCACCCCTCGCCGCTGTCGGCCCACCGCGGGTTCCTTGGCTGCGGCCATTTCTCGGCCGCAAACGAGTACCTGCAGCGGCGCGGGCAGGGTGGAATCGATTGGTCCCTTCCGCCCCGGGCCCAGCTGGCTGTCTGA
- the rpoH gene encoding RNA polymerase sigma factor RpoH, whose product MTTNSLSNASLSTALVANNLPVPSALGSLDAYVNAVHRIPVLTAEDEQALARRFREGEDLDAARELVHSHLRFVVHVARGYNGYGLQIGDLIQEGNIGLMKAVKRFDPDQGVRLVSFAVHWIRAEMHEFILKNWRIVKVATTKAQRKLFFNLRKSKTRLGWMNAEEVRAVAKDLNVSEREVLEMESRLSGRDIGFDAPDDDDDGAPPSPVAYLRADGEDPSQTYEREDEEDGHLALLREGLQELDARSRDIIKRRWLDDESKITLQELADEYGVSAERIRQIEANALKKMRALFAA is encoded by the coding sequence ATGACCACGAACAGCCTTTCCAACGCAAGCCTGTCCACTGCCCTGGTTGCCAACAACCTGCCGGTGCCGAGCGCGCTCGGCTCGCTGGACGCCTACGTCAACGCCGTGCACCGCATCCCGGTGCTGACTGCCGAAGACGAACAGGCGCTGGCCCGCCGCTTCCGCGAAGGCGAAGACCTCGACGCTGCCCGCGAGCTGGTGCATTCGCACCTGCGCTTTGTCGTGCACGTCGCCCGTGGCTACAACGGCTACGGCCTGCAGATCGGCGACCTGATCCAGGAAGGCAACATCGGCCTGATGAAGGCGGTCAAGCGTTTCGACCCCGACCAGGGCGTGCGCCTGGTGTCGTTCGCCGTGCACTGGATCCGTGCCGAGATGCACGAGTTCATCCTCAAGAACTGGCGCATCGTCAAGGTCGCCACGACCAAGGCGCAGCGCAAGCTGTTCTTCAACCTGCGCAAGTCCAAGACCCGCCTGGGCTGGATGAACGCCGAGGAAGTCCGCGCGGTAGCCAAGGACCTGAACGTTTCCGAGCGCGAAGTGCTGGAGATGGAATCGCGCCTGTCGGGCCGCGACATCGGCTTCGACGCCCCGGACGATGACGACGATGGCGCACCGCCGTCGCCGGTCGCCTACCTGCGTGCCGACGGCGAGGATCCCTCGCAGACCTACGAGCGCGAAGACGAGGAAGACGGCCACCTGGCACTGCTGCGCGAAGGCCTGCAGGAGCTCGATGCCCGTTCGCGCGACATCATCAAGCGCCGCTGGCTCGACGACGAAAGCAAGATCACGCTGCAGGAGCTGGCCGACGAGTACGGCGTCAGCGCCGAGCGCATCCGCCAGATCGAGGCGAACGCGCTCAAGAAGATGCGCGCGCTGTTCGCGGCGTAA
- a CDS encoding NAD(P)/FAD-dependent oxidoreductase has translation MSSTPARTRIVVVGGGFGGLWATRALAGDDVDITLIDRRNHHLFQPLLYQVATAGLSSPDIAAPLRHILRNQRNVEVRLGEVTGIDTQSRAVTLADGEQLPYDYLLLASGATHAYFGHDEWSSNAPGLKTLDDALAIRRRLLLAFERAEACDDPDERAAWLSFAVVGGGPTGVELAGTLAEIARHTLKREFRNIDPSHARVRLIEAGPRVLASFPESLSAKAQRQLEKLGVEVVTGTPVSAIDGRGFTLGDQFVPARTVLWAAGVAASPLGALLGVERDRAGRVPVASDLSVPGHPEIFIAGDLASVVQDGKPVPGVAPAAKQMGAHVATAIRARLSGKPAVPFRYRDFGNLATIGRMAAVVDLHGFKLSGLLAWWFWLAAHVFFLIGFRNRIIVLINWAWAYWSYQRHARIILGQDRSTP, from the coding sequence ATGAGCTCGACCCCTGCGCGCACGCGCATCGTTGTCGTCGGCGGCGGTTTTGGCGGCCTCTGGGCGACGCGGGCACTGGCCGGCGACGATGTCGACATCACCCTCATCGACCGGCGCAACCACCACCTGTTCCAGCCGCTGCTGTACCAGGTCGCCACCGCCGGCCTGTCGTCGCCCGATATCGCCGCGCCGCTGCGACACATCCTGCGCAACCAGCGCAACGTGGAAGTGCGCCTGGGCGAGGTCACCGGCATCGATACGCAGTCGCGTGCGGTCACGCTCGCCGACGGCGAGCAACTGCCCTACGACTACCTGCTGCTCGCCAGCGGCGCGACGCACGCGTACTTCGGCCACGACGAATGGAGCAGCAATGCGCCGGGGTTGAAGACGCTCGACGACGCACTGGCGATCCGGCGCCGCCTGCTGCTGGCATTCGAACGCGCGGAGGCCTGCGACGACCCCGATGAGCGGGCGGCATGGCTGAGCTTTGCCGTCGTCGGCGGCGGCCCGACCGGTGTCGAACTGGCCGGGACGCTGGCGGAGATTGCGCGGCATACGCTCAAGCGCGAGTTCCGCAACATCGATCCCTCGCATGCGCGCGTGCGGCTGATCGAAGCAGGCCCACGCGTGCTGGCCTCGTTCCCGGAGTCGTTGTCGGCCAAGGCGCAGCGGCAACTGGAGAAGCTGGGCGTCGAGGTCGTGACCGGCACGCCGGTCAGCGCGATCGATGGGCGCGGCTTCACCCTGGGCGATCAGTTCGTGCCTGCGCGCACCGTGTTGTGGGCGGCAGGCGTCGCCGCCTCGCCGCTGGGAGCACTGCTGGGTGTCGAGCGCGATCGCGCCGGGCGCGTGCCGGTGGCGTCCGACCTGAGCGTGCCTGGCCATCCGGAAATCTTCATTGCCGGCGACCTCGCCAGCGTCGTGCAGGACGGCAAGCCGGTACCCGGCGTGGCGCCGGCGGCCAAGCAGATGGGCGCGCACGTGGCGACGGCGATCCGCGCCCGTTTGTCCGGCAAACCGGCGGTGCCGTTCCGCTATCGGGACTTCGGCAATCTCGCCACGATCGGCCGCATGGCCGCGGTGGTCGACCTGCACGGGTTCAAGTTGTCAGGGCTGCTGGCGTGGTGGTTCTGGCTGGCCGCGCACGTGTTCTTCCTGATCGGCTTCCGCAACCGGATCATCGTGCTGATCAACTGGGCATGGGCGTACTGGAGCTACCAGCGGCATGCGCGGATCATCCTGGGGCAGGACAGATCCACGCCGTAG
- a CDS encoding MFS transporter: MTPAHRLRSIFSGSVGNLVEWYDWYAYSAFAIYFAPHFFPKGDTTAQLLDTAAVFAVGFLMRPVGGWLMGLYADRHGRKAALMLSVLLMCAGSLLIAVAPGHDSIGLAAPALLVFARLLQGLSVGGEYGTSATYLSEMADARRRGFWSSFQYVTLVMGQLIALALLVLLQRLLLTEEQLHDWGWRIPFVVGAMCAVTALYLRRGMQETESFVAAASQDPKRRGSLRVLLQHPREVLTVVGLTMGGTLSFYTFTTYPQKFLVNTSGFSKADATLISAVSLLVFMLLQPLVGALSDRTGRRPILIAFGVLGTLFTYTILSGIASASSVWSAFAWVMTGLVIVSGYTSINAVVKAELFPAHIRALGVGLPYALTVSVFGGTAEYLALWFKEIGHESYFYWYVTACVAVSLSVYVCMRDTKHHSRIDRDHEDAHQGAAKA, encoded by the coding sequence ATGACACCCGCCCACCGCCTGCGCAGCATCTTCAGCGGTTCGGTCGGCAACCTGGTGGAGTGGTACGACTGGTACGCCTACTCCGCGTTCGCCATCTACTTCGCACCGCATTTTTTTCCAAAAGGCGACACCACCGCGCAGTTGCTCGATACCGCCGCGGTGTTCGCGGTCGGCTTCCTGATGCGTCCGGTCGGCGGCTGGCTGATGGGGTTGTACGCCGACCGCCACGGCCGCAAGGCGGCGCTGATGCTGTCGGTGCTGCTGATGTGCGCCGGCTCGTTGCTGATCGCCGTGGCACCGGGCCATGACAGCATCGGCCTGGCCGCACCGGCATTGCTGGTGTTCGCGCGCCTGCTGCAGGGCCTCAGCGTCGGCGGCGAATACGGCACCTCGGCCACCTACCTGAGCGAGATGGCCGATGCGCGCCGTCGCGGCTTCTGGTCGAGCTTCCAGTATGTGACGCTGGTGATGGGACAGCTGATCGCGCTGGCGCTGCTGGTACTGCTGCAACGCCTGCTGCTCACCGAAGAACAGCTGCACGACTGGGGCTGGCGGATCCCGTTCGTGGTCGGCGCGATGTGCGCGGTCACCGCGCTGTACCTGCGACGCGGCATGCAGGAGACGGAGTCGTTTGTCGCCGCCGCCAGCCAGGATCCGAAGCGCCGCGGCAGCCTGCGCGTGCTGCTGCAGCATCCGCGCGAGGTGCTGACCGTCGTTGGCCTGACCATGGGCGGCACGCTCTCGTTCTACACGTTCACCACCTACCCGCAGAAGTTCCTGGTCAACACCAGCGGCTTCAGCAAGGCCGATGCCACGCTCATCTCGGCGGTATCGCTGCTGGTTTTCATGCTGCTGCAGCCACTGGTGGGCGCGCTGTCCGACCGCACCGGGCGGCGCCCGATCCTGATCGCCTTCGGCGTGCTCGGCACGCTCTTCACCTACACGATCCTCAGCGGCATCGCGTCGGCGAGCAGCGTGTGGAGTGCGTTCGCGTGGGTCATGACCGGGCTGGTGATCGTCAGCGGCTACACGTCGATCAATGCGGTGGTGAAGGCCGAGTTGTTCCCGGCGCACATACGCGCGCTCGGCGTCGGGCTGCCCTATGCATTGACCGTGTCGGTGTTCGGCGGCACCGCCGAGTACCTGGCGCTGTGGTTCAAGGAAATCGGCCACGAGTCGTACTTCTACTGGTACGTGACTGCATGCGTCGCCGTGTCGCTGTCGGTGTACGTGTGCATGCGCGACACCAAGCACCACTCGCGCATCGACCGCGACCACGAAGACGCCCATCAAGGAGCAGCCAAGGCATGA
- the tal gene encoding transaldolase produces MTSQLEQLRTLSAVVADTGDIEAIARFHPLDATTNPSLLLKAASIPAYSPLIDSALAQARGADLAERVADASDVLAVTIGTEILKLIPGRVSTEVDARLSFDTDATLAKARKLVALYEKAGIGRERLLIKTASTWEGIRAAEQLEREGINCNLTLLFSFAQAVACAEAGVFLISPFVGRILDWHLANGGEKPATPQDDPGVQSVTRIWHHYKRHGFNTVVMGASFRNTGQVLALAGCDRLTISPELLAELAASEGGVPRALNDTGDRAPAPAVLDEAAFRWQHNEDAMANDKLADGIRRFAADQRKLEALLADRLR; encoded by the coding sequence ATGACCAGCCAGCTCGAACAACTGCGCACCCTGTCCGCCGTCGTCGCCGACACCGGCGACATCGAGGCGATCGCCCGCTTCCATCCGCTCGACGCCACCACCAATCCGTCGCTGCTGCTCAAAGCCGCCTCGATCCCCGCCTATTCGCCGCTGATCGACTCGGCACTGGCGCAGGCGCGCGGCGCCGACCTCGCCGAGCGCGTGGCCGATGCCTCCGATGTCCTGGCGGTCACCATCGGCACCGAGATCCTCAAGCTGATCCCGGGCCGGGTCTCGACCGAGGTCGATGCGCGCCTGAGCTTCGACACCGACGCCACCCTGGCCAAGGCCCGCAAGCTGGTCGCGCTGTACGAGAAGGCCGGCATCGGCCGCGAGCGCCTGCTGATCAAGACCGCTTCGACCTGGGAAGGCATCCGCGCCGCCGAACAGCTCGAGCGCGAAGGCATCAACTGCAACCTCACCCTGCTGTTCTCGTTCGCCCAGGCCGTGGCCTGCGCCGAGGCCGGCGTGTTCCTGATCTCGCCCTTCGTCGGCCGCATCCTCGACTGGCACCTGGCCAACGGCGGCGAGAAGCCGGCCACGCCGCAGGACGATCCGGGCGTGCAGTCGGTCACCCGCATCTGGCACCACTACAAGCGCCACGGCTTCAACACCGTGGTGATGGGCGCGAGCTTCCGCAACACCGGGCAGGTGCTGGCGCTGGCCGGTTGCGATCGCCTGACGATCTCGCCGGAACTGCTGGCCGAACTGGCCGCCAGCGAAGGCGGCGTGCCGCGCGCGTTGAACGACACGGGCGATCGCGCACCGGCGCCGGCCGTGCTCGACGAAGCGGCCTTCCGCTGGCAGCACAACGAGGATGCGATGGCCAACGACAAGCTCGCCGATGGCATCCGCCGCTTCGCCGCGGATCAGCGCAAGCTTGAGGCGTTGCTGGCCGATCGGCTTCGCTGA
- a CDS encoding protein-L-isoaspartate(D-aspartate) O-methyltransferase, which yields MQGGATIAGIARMAVLVVALCSAVAHARQGDAYSQPRRALIAELQAEARAGAGTTARIDRDVLDALARVPRHQYVPASEREHAYENRPLAIGHGQTISQPYIVALMTTLVRPRTGQKILEIGTGSGYQAAVLAEFDVQVYSIEIIAPLADQAAKRLGRHANVTTRKGDGYYGWKDRAPFDSIIVTAAASSIPPPLLAQLKPGGRMVIPVGSSFFTQTLMLVEKDAQGRARTRQVLPVRFVPLTGGH from the coding sequence ATGCAGGGCGGTGCCACCATCGCCGGAATCGCGCGCATGGCCGTGCTGGTCGTGGCGCTATGCAGCGCAGTCGCGCACGCGCGGCAGGGCGACGCGTATTCGCAACCACGGCGCGCGCTGATTGCCGAACTCCAGGCCGAGGCGCGGGCCGGCGCCGGCACCACCGCGCGCATCGACCGCGACGTGCTCGACGCGCTCGCACGGGTGCCACGCCACCAGTACGTGCCCGCCAGCGAACGCGAGCACGCCTACGAGAACCGTCCGCTCGCCATCGGCCACGGGCAGACCATCTCGCAGCCGTACATCGTCGCCCTGATGACCACGCTGGTGCGACCGCGCACGGGCCAGAAGATCCTCGAGATCGGCACCGGTTCGGGCTACCAGGCGGCGGTGCTGGCGGAGTTCGACGTGCAGGTGTATTCGATCGAGATCATTGCGCCACTTGCAGACCAGGCAGCGAAGCGACTGGGACGCCATGCCAACGTCACCACGCGCAAGGGCGACGGCTACTACGGCTGGAAGGACCGGGCGCCGTTCGATTCGATCATCGTCACGGCGGCGGCGTCCTCGATACCACCGCCGCTGCTGGCCCAGCTCAAGCCCGGCGGGCGCATGGTGATCCCGGTCGGCAGCAGTTTCTTCACCCAGACGCTGATGCTGGTGGAGAAGGACGCGCAGGGGCGCGCACGGACACGGCAGGTGCTGCCGGTGCGCTTCGTGCCACTGACGGGCGGGCACTGA